Proteins from a single region of Aquipuribacter hungaricus:
- a CDS encoding DUF4097 family beta strand repeat-containing protein, which yields MSAADDRRAVGGAGTPLGAAPAARPAESLGSSPASYPVDGPVRLDLRSGSGRVTVHALDTAEVTVDVRPSDSSARSAEAAGATVVRRVQDVVVVQVPRSVGFLGRDGAVDVTVTAPRGSSAEVSSRSGDVLLTGELDEATVACGSGDVSVDRVRGRARVTTGSGDVTLGEVGAAQVRSGSGTVRVRAVVGPLEVGTGSGDVLAGPVGGEVVVQTGSGDVQLARTGADVTVTTGSGDVVLAAVAGRVAVKTASGDVGVTVADGTAVLLDCSSVSGRLRSDLEASGEPGPDEARLLLRARTVSGDLLVQRGAPAAR from the coding sequence GTGAGCGCCGCCGACGACAGGCGCGCTGTCGGCGGCGCCGGCACCCCTCTCGGGGCCGCCCCTGCCGCACGGCCCGCCGAGTCCCTCGGCTCCTCGCCCGCCTCCTACCCCGTCGACGGCCCGGTGCGGCTCGACCTGCGCTCCGGCAGCGGCCGCGTCACGGTGCACGCCCTCGACACCGCCGAGGTCACCGTCGACGTCCGGCCGTCGGACTCCTCCGCCCGCTCCGCCGAGGCGGCCGGCGCGACCGTGGTCCGGCGCGTGCAGGACGTCGTCGTCGTGCAGGTCCCCCGGTCCGTCGGCTTCCTCGGCCGGGACGGCGCCGTCGACGTGACGGTGACCGCACCCCGCGGCTCGTCGGCGGAGGTCAGCAGCCGGTCCGGCGACGTGCTCCTCACCGGTGAGCTCGACGAGGCCACCGTGGCCTGCGGGTCCGGCGACGTCTCCGTCGACCGGGTCCGCGGACGGGCCCGCGTGACCACGGGCTCCGGCGACGTCACGCTCGGCGAGGTGGGTGCCGCCCAGGTGCGGTCGGGCTCCGGGACCGTCCGGGTCCGCGCCGTCGTCGGGCCGCTCGAGGTGGGGACCGGGTCCGGCGACGTGCTCGCCGGCCCGGTCGGCGGCGAGGTGGTCGTCCAGACCGGGTCGGGCGACGTGCAGCTGGCCCGTACCGGCGCGGACGTCACCGTGACCACGGGCAGCGGCGACGTCGTCCTCGCCGCCGTCGCAGGCCGGGTCGCGGTCAAGACGGCCTCGGGCGACGTGGGCGTCACCGTGGCCGACGGCACGGCCGTGCTGCTGGACTGCTCGTCGGTGTCCGGCCGGCTCCGCAGCGACCTCGAGGCGTCCGGCGAGCCCGGCCCCGACGAGGCCCGCCTGCTGCTGCGCGCCCGCACCGTGAGCGGCGACCTCCTCGTGCAGCGGGGCGCGCCGGCGGCCCGCTGA